One Methylocystis iwaonis genomic window, TCGCTGAGCCCGAAAGACAGGTTCAAATGAGCGGCGCTCAAACGCCCCAGCTCCTCGGCGTCGCCAATAACGACCGCCCGACGCCCCGCTACCGAATGTTTCGCTGTGAAGGCTCGCAGGGCGCGCGCAAACGCGCGCCGGATCGCGAGCAACAACGCCAGATCGACTGCCCCTGAAGCGAACAAAAGCCCGACATAAAACGAATCCGCCAGCCGCAAGGGGTAGATGAGCGCAAGCTGCATCGCTAGCGCCAGCAACCATGAGAGAATGACGTGATTCCGATGCTGCCGCGCGTCCAGCAGCGCGCTCATGCGATAAAGACCTTTTGATTGGCAGAGCAAGGCGTAAACAACGAAACCGACCTCGCTCAGCGCAATCGTTCGGTCAAGAAAGGGCGTTAACGACAGGAAAGATTGCCCAATATACTCGACCGCAAGAGCCCCGCCGAAAATTGCCGCAGCCTCTGACAGCGCCACACCCGCCAGCACATAGGGATATGAGATGCGCCATCTCGATGTGTCCGAGCTGAATGTATTTCCTGCTCCCTCCCACCACGACGATGCGCTGCGAACGACATGAGGAGATAAACGCTGCCAGAGCATTGAATATTTCTCCGCCGATAGTTTCGCCCGAGAAATATACTTCTATGTGTCCTGGCCTATTCTACTCAATTGCTTTGGAGAGTTACTCCGCTCGATCGATTTTGCTTCTATTACGCATGTACCCCCAGGTATGACGCGCTGCTTGCTTGTTTGATCACACTCGAAGGGCCTTCCTTTTCCGCGGCGCCACGCGCGAACCACTTAAGCGTGCGGTGTGTTGAATCCGCCGGTCAGTGGAACGCCTCGGCTAACACAGCTTAGACCTTCTGCACCTTCATCAAACGGCGCAGTAACAATTCTCGCGCGCTCAAACATAGGAAGGTGGGAACCACGATCGCATAACGTCGCCAGAGCCGTCTCGGCTCGCAAGCCAATCGGAAAAGCCATTCCAGACCGCTTCGCTGCAGCCATTTCGGCGCCTCTGGTTTGGTTCCTGCCAAAAAATCGAAGGCCGCTCCGACGCCAACCATGACGGGCGCGTCGATACGGTCGAAATTCGCCACCATCCAGCGTTCCTGCTTGGGCGCGCCAAGGCCGATCCATAGGACATCCGGCCTCGCCGCATTGATCTCCTCGACCGTTTCGAGGTTCTCGGCGGCCGAAAGCTCACGAAAGGGAGGACAGAGTGCGCCGACCACTTTGAGCCCAGGATGGGCGGTGATCAGCTTCGCGCTCAGCGCAGCGGCGGTTCCCGGAGCCCCGCCAACGTAAAAATGACGCAGACCGAGCCCGCACGACATTGCCGTAATTGTCCGCATGAAATCCGTTCCACGCACCCGTTCGACCCCGGATTTTCCGAGCAACTTCGAAAGCCACACGATGGGCATTCCATCTGGCAGAGATAGGGCTGCATTCCTGTAGATTTCGTTCAACGTCGCATCCTGCCGGGCGGCGAGAAGCGCGTTTGCGTCCGTAACGCAAATATAGACTTTCCGACGCTCACGGATCGATCGCTCGACAAGCTCCGACGCCTCTGTGAGATTCGTAGCGCTAAGCCTAACCCCAAACACACTTACATCCTCAGCGATCTTTTCTCGTACAGTCGCTGGACCGGCGCCGTGACGAGAAGCGTCGCAAGGTCTTTCGAAAGCTCGCAATGGCCGCATCCTTCTTTCGCCGATACATCGCACTCGGCTCTGATGCGCCAACGATATGCGGACGACGACAGAACGGATATTGCGCAAGCGGATGCAGCTTGGCGCCCGGGACTAACTCTCGAGGATGCCTCCGATTGGATGAAGGCTTCCCCGCGCCACTCCAAAATTCATACGACATTCGCAAACCATCGCCTCGCTTTAGCGAGCGCTGCGGCGGCCCCTTAGAGGTAGCCCGTATATCTAATTCAGTAGAAGCGCAGGATGTGGCATTCAATCTGTGTAAGTTTTTTCTCTGGCGGAGAAAAACTTTTCCGGCGCGGTGGGCAAGGAAGACGGCGGGCGTGGATGGAGCGGACGCATTTCCGATCCCACGAGGGAAACATGCTCATGAAACAATTTGCTTCGACAGCCGTGTCTTCGACGGGAAATGTCGTGCCGACGGGGGTGACCCCGCCGCGTTCAGCAAAGATCCACCTTGGCCCCGGATTCCGCATAAGACTCGATTTCGACAGGCCGGCGCCTGAGCTGCTGGAGGCATTCGAAGGGCTCGACGTCGCCGACATCTCCGACCAGATGAACAGGCTCTATGCTGTCGATCCCGAAATCAAGTCCCTGGCTGCGTCTGAAAAGCGATTGATCGGACCAGCCTGTACAGTGCGGGTTTTTCCTGGCGACAATCTTATGGTGCATAAGTCGCTCGATGTCGCGCGGCCTGGCGACGTCGTCGTTATCGACGCTCGAGGATCTTCTCTAAACGCTGTGCTTGGCGACATGGTTTGCACAAAGGCGAAGCATCGGGGCATTGCTGGCTTTGTGGTCGACGGATATGTGCGCGACATAGACGGCGTGCGAGAAACCGGCTTTCCGGTTTTCGCGCGTGGCACAACGCCCGTAGGGCCGCTCCACAGAGGCCCCGGCGAAATCAATTATCCAGTTTGCTGCGGCGGCGTCGTCGTCCACCCGGGCGACATTGTTGTCGGAGACTCGAGCGGAATCGTCATTGTGCCACAGGCGCACGCAATCGAAATCCGCGACCGACTGCAGGACTACCTGCGTAGAAGCGCGGATTACCGGCGGAGCCTAAGGGCAGGAACCTTTTCGAATGCATGGGTCGACGACATCCTTGGCTCCTTGGGGTGGAGGTTCTGAGCACATTTAGAGGTCCGCGCACTGACATACTCGGAAGATTGGCGATGACGGCGCCTGCCTGGCGGTCAAGGCGGCCCTGCGTTCGTCACCATTATTGAAAAAAGACGGGTTCGTCCCACCCGGCTGAAATCCTGCGAGGAGCGTTCATGGTTGATCATAACGATTTCAGTTCCCCTCAAAAGCAACCAGCCGCGATCGTGATCGACGGGACATACAATAATTTGTCTGTGGCCCGCAGCCTCATCCGCAAAGGGATCAAAGTTTATGTCCTTTGCGATGCGAGCGAACCCGTTCGATACTCTCGCGGCGTCACATGGCTACGCATGTCCGATGGCGGATCGCCCGCGTCATGGGAAAAGTTCCTGCTTGGGCCGGAGTCGGATTACCTTGGCGGAGCGGCGCTGCTTGCCTGTAGCGATCCCGCTATAAAGTTGATCTCTCAAAATAGTGAAGCGCTCTCGCGCAAATTTCTGATCGAGGAGGGTGATCCAGCAACCCGGCTTTGCCTCCTCGACAAGCTGCAAACCTATTATAGAGCTCGGGAGGCCGGCGTGCCGACGGTCGATTTCGCGCTCGTCGATTCCGCTGCTCAACTCTCCGAGCTGACGTCCAAGTTTCGCTTTCCGTTCATTCTCAAACCCCTCTACTCTCCGGACTCGGCTCGGCTCGGCGGAAAATTCCTGATGGCTCGCAATGAGAGCGAGCTGCTCGCTCTCAAGGATCGGCTCGCGACAGGGATCAAGACCGTTGCAATGGAATTTGTTCCGGGCGGCGACGATCTCCTCTGCAGCTATTATTGCTACATGGATGAAAGAGGGGAGCCGATCGTCGAATTTACAAAGCGATTGCTTCGCCGCTCCCCGATACACACGGGCAGCGCGTGCTACCATATTTCGGACTGGAATCCCGAAGCCGCCGAGCTGGGACGAAAATTCTTCAAACATGTGAAGCTCCGCGGGATCGGAAATATCGAATTCAAACGCGACCTACGGGATGGCCGTCTGAAGGTCATCGAAGCCAACGCCCGCTTCACCTTGGGAGACCCTTTGCTTGTGGCAAGCGGCGTCGATCTTGCCTGGATCACCTACGCCCGTCTGACAGATCAGCCAGTGATCCCGACGCAGGATTATAGAAAGGATCTGGTATTTTGGCTGCCTGCTGAGGATCTCCGCACCTTTTGGCAATTGCGGTCGCGAGGCGAGATTACCCTTTTTGATTGGTTGCGCAGCGTATCGCGCGCGCGCGTCCTTCCCTATTTTTCATGGAAAGACCCAGCGCCGAGCCTCTACTGCAATGCGCAGCGCGCCTTACGGCTCGTTGAGATGTGCCGCGCGAGACTCCTCGGGAAATCTATCGACTTCCGCCTTCCCGGAGTCCAGGCGGGTAAGAACTCATGAGCCGAATTGCACTTTTGTCTCCCGGAGGGCTTGGCGCGGCAATCGGGCGCGCTTTGGCGGCGACGGGCCATGAAGTCTTCTGCGAAGTTTCCGGTCGAAGCGAACAAACCAGGCAGCGCGCCGCCGAAGCCGGCCTTGTTCTGACGACATCGCTTCCTGAAGTAATCGACGCGTGTGACGTGATCCTTTCTTTTGTGCCCCCTGCCCAGGCATTATCTGTCGCTCGACTGGTTGCGCGGCGCCGGAGCGAGCGCGACATTCTGACATCCTCCTCTCGGCCCCTTTATGTGGATGGCAACTCTATTTCGCCATTGACGGCGCAAGACGTGCTCGACGCGCTTGCGCCGGCCGATGTCGCTTCTGCGAAGGTGAGCGTGTTCGGTCCATCGGATAGCCTGACCATAGACAACATCATCGTCATAAGCGGAGAGAACGCCCGTGAAGCAGCGGCGCTTTTCGAACCGCTTACGCGAGTCAAAATAGCAGGCGACGATTTCGTCGCAGCCGCCGCCGTTAAAATGTCTATGGCGAGCGTGACAAAAACATTGCCGGTTCTTTTTTTGGAGGCGATGGGCGCCGCCGCCAACTCCAGCCAGCTCGAACTCACGATAAGCCTTTTTGAGGAACTCTATCCGGGCATGTTGCAGTTTCTACGTCGAACGCTTCCAACCTATGTCCATCACGCAAGGCGCCGGCTGGATGAAATGCGAGAGATCGAAACTTGGGTCGACGCGATGGGAGGAGACGCCGCGATCACGAGGAGCGGCAGGCTTGTCTTGGAGCGGCTTCGATTGGAGGAAATCCCGGCCGAGGAGTCCAAGAACCTGGTTGCTCTTATAAGGGCCGCGCTGACGCGAACTGCTTTGCCGCGGGATTCGAATGACGCCGAGCAGAACATTCGGCATGAAATTCATGCCCAAGCATAGCCCAAAGGTTTAGAATTATGCGACTTCGGATTATCTCCGAAGAGCATTTTCCAACCTGCAAGGGACGCCTTTAAGAATTTGCTCAAGGTCCGCGTAGCGCATCTTCGCGCCTCGCAAAACTCTCCGATCCGTTTAACGTCAATTATGCGGGGCTTTGCTGTGAAGATCCTGATGAGCGCATTTTCATGTGGCCCGGGGCAGGGATCCGAGCCTGGCGTCGGCTGGAATATGGCGATCGAAACGGCTCGATTGGGTCATGTTGTTCATGTGCTGACCCAAACAGAGTTCCGTCCCGAAATAGAAAGAGAGATGGCTGCGGGAGCCTTGCCGCCAAATCTTACTTTCGACATATACATGCCGCCCTGGCTCGAGGCGTTGCGGGACCGCGGCTTGAAGATGGGTTTCTTTTCCCTCACCTGGCACACGGTGAATTTCCTATGGCAGTTTTGCGCGCTTCAGCGCGCCTGGCGCCGTTATCGACACGCAGGCTTCGACATTATTCACCACGTTACGCTGGCGGGAATCCGCTATCCGACTCTTCTCGCGTCACTTGGGCTTCCCACAGTGATCGGGCCCTTAGGCGGCGGCGAAAGAGCGCCGTTCGCGCTACGCAAAAGCATGCCGTTGAAGGATCGGCTTTCGGAGCTTTTTCGCGACATGCACAATGTGGCGTTGCGGATCGACCCGTTTACTCGATCGGCCTTCCGTAATGGCGCGCTTATTTTCGTGCGTTCTGAAGAATCTCTCGCAGCGGTCCCGCCGCGATACCGGGACAAAGCCGTTGTCGACGTCGGAATGGGCATCGCCGAGGCTGAGGAAACGCGACCGCAGCGTCGCGTCCCGGGCCGTCCATTTCGGCTGCTTTATGCAGGGCGGCTGGTTTATTGGAAGGGCGGCCATCTGGCCATCCGCGCGCTCGCCGCTGCCCGTTCGCGCGGCGCCGAAGCGACATTGACGCTTGTCGGAAGCGGGCCTGCGCGAGCGGATTTCGAGCAGTTGGCGCAGCGTCTTGGGGTTTCCGAGCATGTCCGATTTCGTGGTCAGGCGCCCCATGACGAAACGCTGACGATGTTTCGCGAACATCACGCCTTTCTTTTTCCCAGCCTGCATGACGCGGCCCCGACCGTGGTGCTCGAAGCCTTCGCCAATGGATTGCCCGCGATCTGCCTGGGGTTGGGCGGTCCGGCGAAAATGGTGGAGGAGACCTGCGGATGCGTCATTCCGGCCGCGGGGCGAAGCGAGGCGGAATGCGTCGGCGCGCTTGCCGATGCGATAGCTTCTCTTGCGCTGGATGAGGACAAGCGTCTCGATTTGGCAAATGGCGCAGTCCGACGCTACCAGCGCTACAAGTGGCCGTCCGTGACGGCGGCGCTTTACGCCGAGATCGAAAAGCGTTTACCGGCGCGGTACATGGAAAGTCGCGACGCGGAGCAGAGCTTATCCGCTCGATGAAGGTCGTGATCCGCTTGCGTCGGGCGCGGTTCCCACCCGCAAGCGCGTGATCGGGAATCCAGAGCCACAAGAGCGCTGGTTTTGCCGAGAGCCCGTCATTGCGAGCGAAGCGAAGCAACCCAGGGCAGCGATGTGGCGCTGGATTGCTTCGTCGGCTCCGCCTCCTCGCAATGACGGCGGTGATTTCCTGTGCATCCAGACGGCGCGAGCGTCGGGGACGGCGCAGAACCAAATCTCGTATGACAGACCCCGGTGCGAGCCAATTCCGGAAATTGTTCGACGCGATTTACTGAGGCGTTTTTTGTCGGGTCTCGGCGTAAACGCGTATAGATTGGCGCCGCCTGCTCGCGTCCGCCGTCGCAATAGCCCTTTCGTAGATTCGCATGAGCGACTTGTGATTGACGCCTTCGGTAAAATTGTCAGCATAGGCCCGATAGGCAGCTCGGCGCATATGAGCGCGCGCTACTCCATCCGCCATCATGCCGCGAACTTTCTGCACAAGATCGGATGCATCGCCCGGCCGAAACAAGAGCCCGGTCACGCCATTTTCAATAATCTCCCCAATGGGCCCGAAGCCTGGCGCGATGACGGGCGTTCCTTTGCCAAAGGCCTCGACGATCACGCGCGGGAAATTTTCGTAGCATCTTGACGGCACGATCAGCGCTTCGGCGTCTCCAACGAGTTCGTAGACAGCTTCTATGTCGAGCTGTCCAAGCCACTCGATCGCAGGCTCTTGCGAGCAAGCATCTTTTACGCGCCCCGCCATCGGGCCGTCGCCGATAATCTTGAGAGGGACCTCGCGGCCGAGCGCGCCCCAGGCCTCCAGCAATAGATCGACGCCCTTCTCGCT contains:
- a CDS encoding NAD(P)-dependent oxidoreductase, which codes for MSRIALLSPGGLGAAIGRALAATGHEVFCEVSGRSEQTRQRAAEAGLVLTTSLPEVIDACDVILSFVPPAQALSVARLVARRRSERDILTSSSRPLYVDGNSISPLTAQDVLDALAPADVASAKVSVFGPSDSLTIDNIIVISGENAREAAALFEPLTRVKIAGDDFVAAAAVKMSMASVTKTLPVLFLEAMGAAANSSQLELTISLFEELYPGMLQFLRRTLPTYVHHARRRLDEMREIETWVDAMGGDAAITRSGRLVLERLRLEEIPAEESKNLVALIRAALTRTALPRDSNDAEQNIRHEIHAQA
- a CDS encoding WecB/TagA/CpsF family glycosyltransferase, with the translated sequence MRNIRSVVVRISLAHQSRVRCIGERRMRPLRAFERPCDASRHGAGPATVREKIAEDVSVFGVRLSATNLTEASELVERSIRERRKVYICVTDANALLAARQDATLNEIYRNAALSLPDGMPIVWLSKLLGKSGVERVRGTDFMRTITAMSCGLGLRHFYVGGAPGTAAALSAKLITAHPGLKVVGALCPPFRELSAAENLETVEEINAARPDVLWIGLGAPKQERWMVANFDRIDAPVMVGVGAAFDFLAGTKPEAPKWLQRSGLEWLFRLACEPRRLWRRYAIVVPTFLCLSARELLLRRLMKVQKV
- a CDS encoding glycosyltransferase family 4 protein, producing MAAGALPPNLTFDIYMPPWLEALRDRGLKMGFFSLTWHTVNFLWQFCALQRAWRRYRHAGFDIIHHVTLAGIRYPTLLASLGLPTVIGPLGGGERAPFALRKSMPLKDRLSELFRDMHNVALRIDPFTRSAFRNGALIFVRSEESLAAVPPRYRDKAVVDVGMGIAEAEETRPQRRVPGRPFRLLYAGRLVYWKGGHLAIRALAAARSRGAEATLTLVGSGPARADFEQLAQRLGVSEHVRFRGQAPHDETLTMFREHHAFLFPSLHDAAPTVVLEAFANGLPAICLGLGGPAKMVEETCGCVIPAAGRSEAECVGALADAIASLALDEDKRLDLANGAVRRYQRYKWPSVTAALYAEIEKRLPARYMESRDAEQSLSAR
- a CDS encoding RraA family protein; translated protein: MKQFASTAVSSTGNVVPTGVTPPRSAKIHLGPGFRIRLDFDRPAPELLEAFEGLDVADISDQMNRLYAVDPEIKSLAASEKRLIGPACTVRVFPGDNLMVHKSLDVARPGDVVVIDARGSSLNAVLGDMVCTKAKHRGIAGFVVDGYVRDIDGVRETGFPVFARGTTPVGPLHRGPGEINYPVCCGGVVVHPGDIVVGDSSGIVIVPQAHAIEIRDRLQDYLRRSADYRRSLRAGTFSNAWVDDILGSLGWRF